The DNA sequence GTACCTGACAATTCGAGCTCACCCAAAAATCAGATATCTGCATATTCATTGTACAATTCGTCAAGAGAGTTGCAGCAGCATACATCCCAGATTCGGGGGAACTTTCCTTCTGGATCATTGCCTTTCCAATCTGACAAGAACAATTTTCCATTTCAAGCACTTGCACCGCAACCTGCTGCCTTACATTTTCCAAACAGACCTATGGTCATCCCTCAATTGGCATCGGCTGACCTATCTAGATTCCAAATGCAGTCCCATTGGCAAGGTCTAAGTCCTCCTACCCAACCAAGACAAAAGCAGGAAACACTTCCTCCTGACTTGAATATTGGCTTCCAATCTCCAGGATCGCCTGCAAAGCAATCTTCAGGGGTCGTTGACTCACAGCAACCAGACCTAGCTTTGCAGCTATGATGTGGCATTGCTGTCTTGATGTTTCCAAAGGAATTGAACTTATTAGAACTCGGTTCCTATCATTGGATGTTGAATTTTCATCCCAGAAGGCCTGCATACATGTGAGAGAGCCAAAGGTCTACCTTGGTTACGATTTGGTGCAAGACTGCAAGGTAGTGCTGATTCAAAAATGTGCTTGCAAGTTCGGAAGACTCATAGTGGATTAAATAACTTCAGAACTTATTGTGGCAGGTCTCTGTTCCACGTTATTGAAGCCACAGAAGAAAATCTGCTGGTGATTAATTAAGAAAGTAGGCGAAAAATCCTATTGTTGCCTTTGTAAATTGTTTACAAATGAGATCCAATTGGGTAGATATTAGGTCATCTGATTGCTTATGCAAAATGTATCTGAATTGATGGTAGGgcatcttcttagtttctctatTATTTTGTGCAATGAAAGTTACATGTTATTTAGGCAAAACAGCTGCTTCGTTTTCCTTAACTTGATATGGTCACTTCTTTGAATAGATTTAGGTTAAGTGCATTTTCATTCTTCCTGTCTTGTGTGTTACTTTTTGAAAGAGTTTTATAGAAAGAAATTTTTTTCCCTCCATATATAGGTTTGAatgaaaaaattttaactttttattatattgCATGGTTGGTATTTATATTGGGATGTGTTGTGACTTGTGACCAATGTCCTTAAGTATTAAACTATTATATAATGATAATTAGTTGTGCAcataaatattatgttaattatattaatgacaAAAGAATCGATTTATTTATAGTTATAAAATACAAAAACTGAACTGaacatatttaaaattcaaaaatcaaattactaaaatattttctaaaatttacaTATGGATTTAGCCTTTTTTTTCCTAAAAAGTTATTTTAATAGTATAAtactaataaatttttaaattttgatcttTTGAatgtattgaaaatataaaaaatatatctttttaataacctttaataaaatatttacagaAATGCTAGATGAATAAGTCATTTTTGTAACCAAGTCTAACAAAGTATCTTTAGGCATGTTTTCTCATTTGCATTATGTGCTCACTTTCATCCCAGCATATTCGGTACTCTTAAAATATGTTCTTATAACATATGTTAGCAAACCCCCCTTTAAATATTCTTGTACAAAGTGTGTTTTTACTTTGATCCTAACCGGTTTTATTATAAGGCCTAAGACTATGAAGGGATTATTAACTAAGCTTGTGTGAAGTAAAAAACatcatattttatcttttaatgttCTATTGTTTAGTCCGTTTAAATTTACATAACTTGATTGCAATCTAAGTGTATCAAGGCTACAATGGTTCACAATAGACAAAATTAATTTGAAGTTATAAAAACAATTTAAGAGATTTGCATTGCAACAACCACACAATGATTGTGCAaattaaactacaacttaaaacCTCTCATATATATAGTACTTTTACAAATTGGGGTATCCTCCCGGGTTGAAAAATATCGTAGAAAAAAAAAACGTTACAATTACAAATAGAAAGAGAGATGTTTTTAAGCATTGAGTTGACAATTCAAAGctcatagtttatttatttaatttagcatattgaattattgatgtctcttctttttgaacttgaatAAAACTTTAAGTTTTCTCACGGTTCTCCCAAATCTTGATGTGAATTCTATCACTAAATTCCAAAATAGGATTCCGAACAACTTTTCCTCCTTTGATTTTTGTCCACCTGATGATAATTAACAAAAAGTTTATATATATGTTTGTGCATAGCTTTATGAACATTTATGAGAATTATTGTTTAATGTGTTACCTATATTTTGTGACCAAAACATGAAGAAAGGTGGCTATGAAAGCTCTACTTAACTCAGCTCCTGGACATTGTGTcaatcctccaccaaaaggcttGAAATTTTTGGACACAGTGAAGGAGTCAAGCTCCTTCATTGCATTCAAAAAATGGAACAAATATTTGTTAGTGATCAAGTTAACAAAGTAATAAGATaaataaaggaaatgaaaatTTCATACACACTTTCCAGCGCCATGGATTGAAAGTAAGTGGATCCTCATATATTTCTGAGTTCATATGAAGATTTGGTGTAAAAGCCAGGATGATCCAATTAGCAGGAATTATATATTCtgtaaaattataaaagttaAACATATTATATCATCATCTTACAGAACTTGGGATATTTAGAGAGAACTGTAGGTAGTAGTATACCTTTAAAGTGAATATCTTTCAATGTTTTTCTTAATATTCCAGGAAGCAAAATTGAGAACCTAAGGGTCTCATTCATTACCTGAAATATGCATAGTAAGAATTACTTATTTACAAAGAATAAAACAAACCAATTAATGTTTTCTTTAGATAAATATAAATGATTAAAGTTCCTTCTTTATTTTCGAATTTGTTTGagtgagtttttaaaaaaaaattaaatatttaaaaaaaataataaaaaaaatgatgtataaatatttcatacaaaaatatctttttatttattaattatgttggatacaataaataaaaataatttatttatttatttattatattaaaatatatttttaagttaaatagattttttaaaaagttataaattatagctcgtaaaaaaatattttttatttttttaatatttttatttttactattaaaaatttatcaaatacattaaaaaatattttttatcaatttaataccatccaaacaaaatttcattaagttaaaattaaaaagaagcaATTAAGATTGGTATTTTTTAAACTACATGTCGTGTAAATTTCATGGATTTGTATTCATTCCATGTCAATGATGAAGTTCTTGATTTGTCTCGGCTTCTTAGAATTTCCTCATGTTCTACCTAAGATACATAGAAAAATAATGGTTAGTGAGAAACTCTAGTTGATAGTAGATACAGACATTTGGTATGAACTTATATATAATTGCATACTCTTAGTTCTTCCACGACTGAAGGATACTCTGATAAAAACTTGAAGATTAATTGTGCCATTGATGAAATTGATGCAGAATTAGCAAACCATATCCCTAATACGAGGTACACAATTTGGTCATCATTCATAATTTTGTCCTTTTCCATGTCATTAATTGCCTGGTCAAGAAAATCTCCTCCATATTTTTCTGGCGAATTGCGCCTTTCCTCTAAAATATTCTTGATAATTTTAAATGCTTTTCTCCATTCCTGAATGAACTCAGTTTCAAAGAAAACATCAGTAATCTTTTAGGAGATCACTTGGATAAAGATACTAAAAATGTCTTCTTTTAAAGACATTTACATATATCATGGTATTAttggacatttttattaaaatcagaacaaaaattaatttattatagcaataataataaatctaattGTCTGcgttataattattagacccCATTTGATCCGACCGATTTACACAATTTAAATCGAATCatgtttaaaatttttgataaaaaagacaaatatatccctgatttttgttttataaaaacaaaaaaaacaatgaTTCAATGGGTTATGTAAATTGACCAGttcaatcaaatttgataataattgagtttattgttatggttataaaaaaatcggttttattctagtttgttaaaaaatttaaaaataatcggTTCATTAACACGTCCAATAATAATGTgacacataagtatctttataaaaagatattttacgCGTCTTTATGAGAGCATCCTCCCACATTTTAACCTTTCTACTTGGATgtttaaggaaaaaaaataggATGTAATAAGTAAGTATTATGTGCCTCAAGAGCAACTTTAATAGAGCTTTTTCAGAGTTTAAATCTAATATTATAGAAagtatttgttttaaaattttactttctaTTGAAAATTATTAAAGAAATGATAATGATTTTAGTATAAAGAGACCGTCAATTAAATTTTGCAACCTTGTATAAaggttaaattaaattaaaattaaatattaaaatgaaaaattttaaatttaatcttaAATTACTATTCATGACATATGACCTCATATATTTTAATATTGCATTTTGTGagaccaaaataaaattaaattgaaatcaagTATTATTATGCTctaagaatatatgttaatattattaattaaaaaatttatacagaaaaatatacaaaatttaacattttaatatatttattattcatttattaaagtaaaaattttaaaacttctactaacaataataaCTTTAGCATATGTCTTTAAGGCATATATTACCTAAACCTACAAAATTATTCATGTTTACCTTTCTACCATAAGAGCAATGTTACATATTAATTTTACTTGCACACAATCATTTTCAATCATTCTCATACCCTCACtctataataatatatttgtaaaatattatggttggtttttttaataaataaaattacttaTCTTCCACATGTTAGATAATAATAGAAATATTTATGTTTTTACGTAGTATACTACAATTTCACAGTCACCCTTATTTCACTAGTTGTACTTGTAAAATTCACTAAGAAAGCCAATTTATAGTTACTGGCTACGAAATAAGTAATACtaaattagtttttatagttttattaaattttaattaaatttttatatttttttaatttagtttttatattatt is a window from the Arachis hypogaea cultivar Tifrunner chromosome 1, arahy.Tifrunner.gnm2.J5K5, whole genome shotgun sequence genome containing:
- the LOC112711079 gene encoding cucurbitadienol 11-hydroxylase: MWILMGLCIVAVLVIYVFHWIIILKDPKFRNRSSLPPGSLGIPFIGETLQFMIPSYSLDIHPFITKRIQSFGSIFRTSLFGQPIVISTDSEFNSYLMQQEGKLVELWAGPVTKIFQQSDGSGIPFSNIHKYIRSITLNHIGAECIKEKLISQFEEMFIKTLDQWSTQTSIDVKQSITKMNFRFFAKHYFGYDIENLSSNFERISEELFTDFTEGLKTIPLNIPGTNYHKCLKEWRKAFKIIKNILEERRNSPEKYGGDFLDQAINDMEKDKIMNDDQIVYLVLGIWFANSASISSMAQLIFKFLSEYPSVVEELRVEHEEILRSRDKSRTSSLTWNEYKSMKFTRHVMNETLRFSILLPGILRKTLKDIHFKEYIIPANWIILAFTPNLHMNSEIYEDPLTFNPWRWKELDSFTVSKNFKPFGGGLTQCPGAELSRAFIATFLHVLVTKYRWTKIKGGKVVRNPILEFSDRIHIKIWENREKT